The Paramisgurnus dabryanus chromosome 3, PD_genome_1.1, whole genome shotgun sequence genome includes a window with the following:
- the nupr1b gene encoding nuclear protein 1b, with protein MSNHVDVKNIEPTTFEDRYFDEYEYYNLTDRYTEGASRKGRTKKDASLNTNKHNPGGHERKIVEKLQNAEKKAKQ; from the exons atgaGTAACCACGTTGACGTGAAAAACATTGAACCTACCACCTTTGAGGACCGCTACTTTGATGAATACGAATATTACAACTTAACAGACCGTTACACCG AGGGCGCCAGTCGCAAAGGCAGAACTAAGAAGGACGCGAGcttgaacacaaacaaacacaacccCGGGGGTCACGAAAGAAAAATCGTGGAAAAACTCCAGAATGCTGAAAAGAAAGCCAAACAGTGA